In one Kiritimatiellia bacterium genomic region, the following are encoded:
- a CDS encoding tyrosine-type recombinase/integrase yields MSRHKQTVHTICIRKRRDKWQVDCRKIGGKQISYETKDQAEGAAIAAWQDYQTSKLLGFDLTPERRRLAVDAFKRLEGYPDDSLLDAVDFYKERTSPKNSKRTVDELFTEFMASHEGAGNKPVTLRDYRQRLGRFRDAFRGRLVHEISTLELERWLDKIGATSTHRRNYRRELSIFFKFAVTREYARRNVATGILKVRVKRKPPEVFTPQEVRSLMFVAKEYQLGLMLPYFAIGCFAGLKSEELRRLTWEDINFETREIYVSPEAAKTSEDRFVPMQDNLVEWLQLIPDAARKGMLDWDRTAFQAIRKNAGVLEKWKANMDIMRHSAASHLYKLTGNAAQTAAAMGHGLVVFMKHYKRAVSEADGKAYFDVRPTDSKSNIMGMNAG; encoded by the coding sequence ATGAGCAGACACAAGCAAACCGTTCATACGATCTGTATTCGCAAACGCCGCGACAAGTGGCAAGTTGATTGTCGCAAGATCGGCGGAAAACAAATCTCCTACGAGACCAAGGATCAGGCCGAAGGCGCGGCTATAGCCGCTTGGCAAGACTACCAGACCAGCAAGCTGCTTGGCTTTGACCTGACACCCGAGCGCCGCCGGCTGGCTGTGGACGCGTTCAAGAGGCTGGAGGGCTACCCCGACGACAGCCTTCTCGATGCCGTGGACTTCTACAAGGAACGGACCAGCCCGAAGAACAGCAAGCGAACCGTCGACGAACTCTTCACCGAGTTCATGGCAAGCCACGAGGGCGCCGGTAACAAGCCGGTCACCTTGCGCGATTACAGGCAACGGCTTGGCCGGTTCAGGGATGCGTTCAGAGGGCGCCTTGTCCATGAGATCAGCACGCTTGAGCTTGAGCGCTGGCTGGACAAGATCGGCGCAACGAGCACCCACCGAAGAAACTACCGGCGCGAGTTGTCCATATTCTTCAAGTTCGCCGTGACCCGTGAATATGCCCGCCGAAATGTGGCAACAGGGATTCTTAAGGTCAGGGTCAAGCGGAAACCGCCCGAAGTCTTCACGCCGCAGGAAGTTCGCTCTCTAATGTTTGTGGCCAAGGAATACCAGCTTGGGTTGATGCTCCCTTACTTTGCCATTGGCTGCTTCGCCGGCCTCAAGTCCGAGGAACTGCGCCGCCTTACCTGGGAGGACATTAACTTTGAGACGCGCGAGATCTATGTCAGTCCCGAGGCGGCCAAAACCAGTGAGGACCGCTTTGTTCCAATGCAGGACAACTTGGTCGAGTGGCTGCAGCTCATTCCGGATGCGGCACGAAAGGGCATGCTCGACTGGGATCGAACAGCTTTTCAGGCAATACGCAAGAACGCGGGTGTGCTGGAGAAGTGGAAGGCCAATATGGACATCATGCGGCACAGCGCCGCAAGTCATCTGTACAAACTGACCGGTAACGCGGCGCAGACTGCAGCGGCCATGGGGCATGGCCTGGTCGTCTTTATGAAGCATTACAAGCGCGCTGTGAGCGAGGCTGACGGCAAGGCGTACTTCGATGTGCGCCCGACCGATTCGAAATCCAATATCATGGGGATGAACGCCGGCTGA
- a CDS encoding protein kinase translates to MTDDRGPSPGEMPLISTAGNLPPVHPVALPLPIVPGYSVLRAVGQGGMCVVYEAWQEKPRRRVALKLLLPSLISPVLLRRFSLEVEILGRLEHPAIARIYEAGATTSGSFSQPFFAMEFIEGVPITEYVRQHTLSIPERVALLKRVVDGVHHAHQRGIIHRDLKPSNILVDANGQPKILDFGVSRLTEANIQITTAQKEAGIVIGTLSYMSPEQADGQADEIDVRTDIYALGVIGFEVLTGERPYRLDTQMIHEAVRMLHEQEPTRLGMVNRAFRGDLEIIVRKAMEKEKERRFASASALADDLQRYLNNEPITARSPSTWYRATKFVRRHKALVGSAAAMALALVSGLILAHVGLFRARRAEEKARRAEREAVQNQERAQANLLKAMDTVDQFMTVVAQGTLADVPGAAPAREQLLRDAVAFYEQFVAENQQDERLQRELNWALTRLGGFYRQVEKWPEAMEIWKRKLSLLEKRLAAEPHNSEHQRDLVRTYVEWAEGAKRQGAVDAAQQAFEKALTIGRALAEQHPESQEYQQDLARALNGLGRLFRQRKNLAASRLALEESLAIGRKLTNQYPDNAECKEDLTLALDELARTHNDSRDVVAAEAVLAESYSLYKDLLRGHPSSRDLRMRLGRMLGNWEGPGKQSRLEEANAIWRALAQDYPADPAIRRSLAWNELELKKSYPSDSPPPAPPSASRPAASSPPSETAGPVASAEAPPATEAPVRLDAQDIASQLRHAGQHVIVRGNVLSIIRAGQNQYTYINFSGNDEAHIQCIVHRNVLPSFTAVHGENLRAIAGQEVEIDGIINVYKGIPEIILTRPDQIRLISVNDSSLPVISATALDELRAYKGKRITVEGRIDGIGASPTSALTFLNFGKTTPGHFTAIIRKKNMEALVQALGGHPSVLLNGRTVRISGLLYYHQDVPNMEILEPGQISIVSQAPR, encoded by the coding sequence ATGACGGATGACCGCGGTCCTTCTCCCGGCGAAATGCCGTTGATCAGCACGGCGGGGAATCTCCCGCCCGTCCACCCCGTCGCGCTTCCCCTGCCGATCGTTCCCGGTTACAGCGTCCTTCGCGCCGTGGGCCAGGGAGGCATGTGCGTCGTCTACGAGGCCTGGCAGGAAAAGCCCCGCCGCCGCGTCGCGCTGAAGCTTCTTCTGCCCTCCCTGATCTCGCCCGTCTTGCTGCGGCGATTCAGCCTGGAGGTCGAAATCCTGGGCCGGCTCGAACATCCCGCGATCGCGCGCATTTACGAGGCCGGGGCCACGACGTCCGGAAGCTTTTCCCAGCCCTTCTTCGCCATGGAGTTTATCGAGGGCGTGCCGATCACCGAGTATGTCAGGCAGCACACGCTCTCCATCCCCGAACGGGTCGCGCTGCTCAAGCGCGTCGTGGACGGCGTGCATCACGCCCATCAAAGAGGCATTATTCACCGCGACTTGAAACCTTCCAATATCCTGGTGGACGCGAACGGGCAGCCCAAGATCCTCGATTTTGGCGTGTCGCGGTTAACCGAGGCCAACATCCAGATTACCACGGCGCAGAAGGAAGCGGGGATCGTGATCGGCACGCTCTCCTACATGTCGCCGGAGCAAGCGGACGGCCAGGCCGACGAAATCGACGTGCGAACCGACATCTACGCCCTGGGCGTGATCGGTTTTGAGGTATTGACCGGCGAGCGTCCTTACCGCCTCGATACGCAAATGATTCACGAGGCGGTCCGGATGCTTCACGAACAGGAACCGACGCGCCTCGGCATGGTCAACCGCGCATTTCGTGGCGACCTTGAAATCATCGTGCGCAAGGCGATGGAAAAGGAGAAGGAACGCCGATTCGCCTCCGCGTCCGCGCTGGCGGACGACCTGCAGCGATACCTGAACAACGAGCCGATCACCGCCCGCTCTCCGTCCACCTGGTATCGGGCAACTAAATTCGTGCGCCGGCACAAGGCCCTGGTGGGCAGCGCCGCGGCGATGGCCCTGGCACTGGTGAGCGGCCTGATACTGGCCCACGTCGGTCTGTTCCGGGCCCGGCGAGCCGAAGAGAAAGCCCGGCGGGCGGAGCGCGAGGCCGTGCAGAATCAGGAAAGGGCGCAGGCCAACCTCCTCAAGGCCATGGACACCGTGGATCAATTTATGACTGTCGTCGCCCAGGGAACGCTGGCGGATGTCCCCGGCGCGGCGCCGGCGCGGGAGCAGTTGCTCCGCGATGCCGTGGCTTTCTACGAGCAGTTTGTCGCCGAGAATCAACAGGATGAGCGCTTGCAGCGGGAACTGAACTGGGCGTTGACTCGCCTCGGCGGTTTTTATCGCCAGGTCGAAAAATGGCCCGAGGCGATGGAGATATGGAAACGAAAGCTTTCGCTATTGGAGAAACGCCTGGCCGCCGAACCGCATAATTCCGAGCATCAACGCGACCTGGTCAGGACCTATGTGGAATGGGCTGAAGGCGCCAAAAGACAAGGGGCCGTGGACGCCGCACAACAGGCGTTTGAAAAGGCCCTGACTATCGGCCGCGCCCTGGCGGAACAACACCCTGAAAGCCAGGAATACCAACAGGATCTGGCCCGCGCGCTGAACGGTCTGGGCAGGCTGTTCAGGCAGCGTAAGAATCTCGCCGCCTCCCGGCTCGCCCTCGAAGAATCCCTGGCGATCGGGCGCAAACTGACCAATCAGTATCCCGACAATGCGGAATGCAAAGAGGATCTTACGCTCGCCCTGGATGAACTGGCTCGCACGCATAACGATTCCCGCGATGTTGTTGCCGCCGAGGCCGTACTGGCCGAATCCTATTCGCTGTACAAGGACTTGCTGCGCGGTCATCCATCGAGCCGGGACCTCCGCATGCGTCTGGGCCGAATGCTGGGCAACTGGGAAGGGCCAGGGAAACAATCCCGACTCGAGGAAGCAAACGCCATCTGGAGAGCGCTGGCCCAGGATTACCCCGCCGACCCCGCTATACGTCGTTCCCTTGCGTGGAACGAGTTGGAGTTGAAAAAGTCATATCCCTCCGATTCCCCGCCGCCGGCCCCACCGTCCGCATCCCGTCCCGCCGCGAGTTCGCCCCCTTCCGAGACGGCCGGGCCCGTTGCATCCGCGGAGGCCCCCCCCGCGACGGAGGCCCCTGTTCGACTGGACGCCCAGGATATAGCCAGTCAATTACGGCACGCCGGTCAACACGTCATTGTGCGAGGGAACGTCCTGTCCATCATCCGGGCAGGACAAAACCAGTACACGTACATCAACTTCAGCGGCAATGATGAAGCCCACATTCAATGCATCGTTCATCGAAACGTCCTCCCCTCGTTCACAGCTGTGCACGGGGAAAACCTGCGCGCCATCGCCGGGCAGGAAGTGGAAATCGACGGCATTATTAACGTTTACAAGGGCATTCCGGAAATCATCCTTACCCGGCCGGACCAGATTCGCCTGATATCGGTAAACGACAGCAGCCTGCCGGTCATTTCCGCCACGGCGCTGGACGAACTCCGCGCGTACAAGGGGAAACGAATCACGGTTGAAGGACGGATTGACGGGATCGGCGCGTCGCCGACATCCGCCCTGACGTTTCTGAACTTCGGGAAAACGACGCCGGGCCATTTCACGGCTATCATCCGCAAAAAGAACATGGAGGCCCTGGTCCAAGCGTTAGGGGGACATCCGTCGGTTCTCCTGAACGGGCGGACCGTTCGCATCAGTGGCCTGCTTTACTACCATCAAGATGTACCCAACATGGAAATCCTGGAACCCGGCCAGATCAGCATAGTGAGTCAAGCGCCCCGATAA
- a CDS encoding sigma-70 family RNA polymerase sigma factor, with amino-acid sequence MNAGKPARKFPTTRWTLVRRAVPHQSSKEAERACDDLLQLYRPALLTHLGYSWRMPQDQAEDLVHDFILKKILLGDLLASANRERGKFRTLLLTSLDRYAVSSFRKRNSVRRSPGRSAVMSLDQLTERIEKSTGEHSPSVVFDLAWIRELINETLRQVKCNCESTGRAHYWALLEDRVVNPILHGDTPTPYAQLVNRLGFSSPLQAACALVTVKHMFERTFRSIILDYSCDEGAVEREMKELHAILSDLSAYQ; translated from the coding sequence ATGAATGCAGGCAAACCAGCCCGGAAGTTTCCTACGACCCGCTGGACACTGGTACGAAGAGCGGTGCCTCATCAGTCCAGCAAGGAGGCAGAGCGGGCTTGCGATGATTTGCTGCAACTCTACAGACCGGCCCTGCTCACGCATCTGGGCTACTCATGGCGCATGCCCCAGGATCAGGCTGAAGATCTTGTGCATGACTTCATTCTCAAGAAAATCTTGCTGGGAGACCTCCTGGCCTCGGCGAATCGGGAGCGCGGCAAATTTCGCACCCTTCTCCTGACCTCCCTGGATCGCTACGCGGTCAGCTCGTTCCGTAAAAGAAACAGCGTCCGCCGCTCGCCGGGCCGAAGCGCCGTCATGTCGCTCGATCAATTGACGGAACGAATCGAGAAATCGACCGGCGAACACTCCCCCTCCGTCGTTTTCGACCTGGCCTGGATTCGGGAACTCATCAATGAAACCCTGCGACAGGTGAAGTGCAACTGCGAGTCGACCGGCCGGGCCCATTACTGGGCCTTGCTGGAGGACCGGGTCGTGAATCCCATCCTGCATGGGGATACCCCCACTCCGTACGCCCAGTTGGTGAATCGGCTCGGCTTTTCGTCGCCCCTGCAGGCCGCGTGCGCGCTGGTCACCGTCAAACACATGTTCGAGCGCACCTTTCGGTCGATTATCCTCGATTACTCCTGCGATGAAGGGGCCGTGGAACGCGAAATGAAGGAACTCCACGCAATATTATCGGACCTTTCTGCGTATCAGTGA